Proteins encoded in a region of the Agromyces protaetiae genome:
- a CDS encoding alpha-galactosidase yields the protein MSVAEPAGASESPRTWSPIVRLAAAGSSIVVALPEDGLPRVLHWGPDTGQLSEADFAALVQATTRPNAANGIDVDTSPAILPEAWTGWTGTPGISGHRDGRDWSPRFRTTAVTVTQEWNGGGIEVEARDAITDLGLTLVIEMLPSGLVRARASVRNEGSDAYRVDGLTLMLPVPTRADELLDMAGRWSKERVPQRGTFRVGTYTREGRHGRTGADAATLLTAGTTGLDFGSGEAWGVHVAFSGNHRTVAERIFTGERLIGGGELLLPGEVVLRPGESYTSPYLWGAYGRDGLDDVAARFHRHLRARAGHPRSPRPVTMNVWEAVYFDHDLDRLLELADLAASVGVERFVLDDGWFGDRRNDTAGLGDWAISDAVWGDGRFRRLVDHVKALGMEFGLWFEPEMVNLDSDLARSHPEWLLQVPGRLPVEFRHQQVLDIAQPDAYAHVLRSIVSLVTEYGIDFIKWDHNRDLVDAGSTVTGRAGVHEQTLAAYRLLDEIRAACPGLEIESCSSGGARVDLEILEHTDRVWASDCIDAHERQQIQRWTSQLVPLELIGSHIGAEKSHTTGRKLPLSFRGGTAVLGHFGVEWDLTEATAEQRFELADWVSFYKAQRALIHTGTLIRRDLEAGALWLTGVVAPDQSAGLFAIAFMERPVTWPAGRVLLPGLSPEASYVVTPAGPADGDAGNPKIYPEWWRNGSVTLTGATLATVGLDVPALHPDRAAWIAVEREPQTLAEGSGS from the coding sequence ATGTCGGTCGCCGAGCCAGCGGGCGCGAGTGAATCCCCCCGCACCTGGTCGCCGATCGTTCGGCTCGCCGCAGCCGGAAGCTCCATCGTCGTCGCGTTGCCCGAGGACGGGCTTCCGCGAGTGCTCCACTGGGGTCCGGACACCGGTCAGCTGTCAGAGGCGGACTTTGCGGCTCTGGTCCAGGCGACTACGCGGCCGAATGCCGCGAATGGCATCGATGTCGACACGAGCCCCGCGATCCTGCCGGAAGCGTGGACGGGATGGACCGGCACCCCGGGAATCTCGGGCCACCGTGACGGACGGGACTGGTCCCCGCGCTTCCGGACGACCGCGGTGACCGTCACCCAGGAGTGGAACGGCGGCGGCATCGAGGTCGAAGCACGCGACGCCATCACCGATCTCGGCCTCACGCTGGTGATCGAGATGCTCCCGAGTGGCCTCGTTCGCGCACGTGCCTCGGTGCGCAACGAGGGTTCGGACGCGTACCGCGTAGACGGGCTCACGCTCATGCTGCCCGTGCCGACCCGAGCCGACGAGCTCCTCGACATGGCCGGCCGGTGGTCGAAGGAGCGGGTGCCGCAGCGTGGAACCTTCCGTGTCGGAACCTATACCCGCGAAGGGCGCCACGGCCGCACCGGTGCCGACGCGGCAACCCTCCTGACCGCCGGCACGACCGGCCTCGACTTCGGATCCGGCGAGGCGTGGGGCGTCCATGTCGCCTTCAGCGGAAACCACCGCACCGTCGCCGAGCGGATCTTCACCGGCGAACGACTCATCGGCGGTGGGGAGCTTCTGCTTCCCGGTGAGGTCGTGCTGCGGCCGGGCGAAAGCTACACCAGCCCGTATCTGTGGGGTGCGTACGGCAGGGATGGGCTCGATGACGTCGCGGCCCGGTTCCACCGGCACCTGCGCGCGCGGGCAGGGCACCCGAGGAGCCCGCGACCTGTGACGATGAACGTCTGGGAGGCCGTCTACTTCGATCACGACCTCGACCGCCTCCTCGAACTCGCGGATCTCGCCGCATCCGTAGGCGTCGAACGCTTCGTCCTCGATGACGGATGGTTCGGCGACCGCCGCAACGACACGGCCGGGCTCGGTGACTGGGCGATCTCAGACGCGGTCTGGGGCGATGGACGGTTCCGCAGGCTCGTCGACCATGTCAAGGCGCTCGGCATGGAGTTCGGGCTGTGGTTCGAGCCCGAGATGGTGAATCTCGACTCCGACCTCGCACGCAGCCATCCAGAGTGGCTGCTCCAGGTGCCGGGGCGTCTGCCGGTGGAGTTCCGTCACCAGCAGGTCTTGGACATCGCGCAACCCGACGCCTACGCGCACGTCCTGCGCAGCATCGTCTCACTCGTCACCGAGTACGGCATCGACTTCATCAAGTGGGACCACAACCGGGACCTCGTCGACGCCGGATCGACCGTCACCGGGCGTGCAGGGGTGCACGAGCAGACGCTCGCTGCCTATCGTCTGCTCGACGAGATCCGCGCCGCGTGCCCCGGTCTCGAGATCGAGTCGTGCTCGTCCGGCGGAGCCCGGGTGGACCTCGAGATACTCGAGCACACCGACCGGGTCTGGGCCTCAGACTGCATCGACGCGCACGAGCGCCAGCAGATCCAGCGCTGGACTTCGCAGCTCGTCCCGCTGGAGCTCATCGGCAGTCACATCGGGGCGGAGAAGTCGCACACGACCGGCCGCAAGCTCCCGCTGAGCTTCCGCGGCGGCACCGCCGTGCTCGGCCACTTCGGCGTCGAATGGGATCTCACCGAAGCCACCGCCGAGCAGCGCTTCGAGCTCGCCGACTGGGTGTCGTTCTATAAGGCGCAGCGGGCGCTCATCCACACCGGCACCCTGATCCGCCGCGATCTCGAAGCGGGTGCGCTGTGGCTGACCGGCGTCGTGGCGCCCGACCAGAGCGCCGGGCTCTTCGCGATCGCGTTCATGGAGCGTCCCGTCACCTGGCCGGCCGGACGGGTCCTGCTGCCGGGTCTCAGCCCGGAGGCGAGCTATGTCGTCACGCCCGCCGGCCCGGCCGACGGCGACGCCGGCAATCCGAAGATCTATCCCGAGTGGTGGCGGAACGGCTCGGTGACCCTCACCGGCGCAACGCTCGCGACCGTCGGGTTGGACGTCCCCGCGCTGCATCCCGACCGTGCTGCGTGGATCGCGGTCGAGCGCGAGCCCCAGACCCTGGCGGAAGGAAGCGGGTCATGA
- a CDS encoding LamG-like jellyroll fold domain-containing protein — protein MTVVGATAAAAEPAPEPAILYTFDGEDGPSTIQNEGALGEAFDARVRNSDSLQRGNGPTEGAGQSGVFPGGAQGTPQASAPYLEVPAGLFDEVDAMTVATWVKWDGRNAGQVPYAYIIGSDALPSNNWGTYFTPNEGNMSRAVANSGTEVKASASAPLRADAWNHIASVVDGSTLSYYLNGQLVRSEAVEVDFELLAADESTRSGLIGRVPWAPQWAALFGGEFDDFAIYTSALSGEQVSTLFTDQAGAIASLAQGAWNLTTDAGAPPILPATVGVTYESGLESTAAIDWAHVSPAQYATPGAEFTVEGTVAGWATPLTASVTVTQRQTEAVAVDFAQRTGDFRGGAAGTLYGLGDEASPTQALVNGAGLQTASQKPPFGTQHPGGDAFNVEDTFFDKYGQHLYVNTQDYYPDWPYNRGVRPGDDWTYTRDENGILTGERVEGGNGVWDYLEVLEIVVDTIARDSDRAEDYVYKPFNELDLQWLRTDSLYNRYLIEGGQPDSFTPNGESDWVAAWNLIHEIYDRHGLGAPKIAGPGDSVWRGEGNIKRFLEMAIETDTVPDVYVWHELRGYQWMPTRAEAFRQYARDLGIAEADIPQINIMEWGASTDMSSPANILRWFSGFEAAKIYAQSAYWTASGTMSDNQAKVNAANGGWWLYKWYSDLLGAETARVTANQEKAIAAIDEGNARAQVILGGITAGRDGELQVSGLPAGTFGSAVDVEIRENVVNGTDGVAVTPRLVAAYDSAEVEDGSLTVRVPSSATSSAFQVIITPASDRDVAAGLTAQSTRLVAEAEHTRLTDAYVRNSPGGYRASNDGDVAGFSTAASRADWDVAVDEAGLYRFTVLGATPGRAAQHAVFLNDEYADTVQYGVNAVRPPNVRTVARGTAEITLQLEAGEHTLSLRTSVDGATPLPGAAEDGGVTLDRFELLRVGDDVSTERTEYPASTFRLIDGAVLDSGAVVVEAGQRADLYVSSYESGYYDIVADWEGSDLELHVDGRLATVFSGGSESEARVHLPEGITEIELRSTGGAHVAALSTTRAVEGDQHIIRIEAEDGELVSLNGTAEVSGFGDALTNGGGTGYVTGLGITDADPENEGTMTVPRLDGFDAAGSYNAIVHFSNDDIEGTHDYNPQVVDLGLQATEEGAGDGLVGRSTFRYTYTATNFWEAIMPLELSTDGGALTFGNTRPTIVIDERGGMYEQVVLEGYAIAPDVDWIAFAPLVLTTDGSDVSVPDAPAAPEATVDGSTVEVSWTAPADNGSAISSYSVELWPADAVGVGEPARVLTVSEGLGAEMSARLDDVPAGVWVARVLATNGVGVSPASAPSAPFEVVGSGGPGEPGGPGEPGGPGQPGPGEPGTPGQPGGPGGQDGGGDGWLANTGVTVPIGLLLALGLAAAGVGLALRMKKRGAGDPAADDMQ, from the coding sequence ATGACCGTCGTCGGCGCGACGGCCGCGGCGGCTGAGCCCGCTCCCGAACCCGCGATCCTGTACACCTTCGATGGGGAGGACGGCCCCTCGACGATCCAGAACGAGGGGGCGCTCGGCGAAGCGTTCGACGCGCGCGTGCGGAACTCGGACTCGCTCCAGCGGGGAAACGGGCCGACGGAAGGCGCCGGCCAGTCCGGCGTCTTCCCGGGCGGCGCGCAGGGAACGCCCCAGGCCAGCGCGCCCTACCTCGAGGTGCCCGCCGGGCTGTTCGACGAGGTGGACGCGATGACCGTCGCGACCTGGGTCAAGTGGGACGGCCGCAACGCGGGCCAGGTGCCCTACGCGTACATCATCGGCAGCGATGCGCTCCCGTCGAACAACTGGGGCACGTACTTCACGCCGAACGAGGGCAACATGTCTCGGGCCGTCGCGAACTCCGGTACCGAGGTCAAGGCCTCGGCGTCGGCGCCGTTGCGCGCCGACGCGTGGAATCACATCGCCTCGGTCGTCGACGGCTCGACCCTGTCGTACTACCTGAACGGGCAACTGGTCCGTTCCGAGGCGGTCGAGGTGGACTTCGAGCTGCTCGCCGCCGACGAGAGCACCCGGTCGGGGCTCATCGGGCGCGTCCCGTGGGCACCCCAATGGGCCGCGTTGTTCGGCGGGGAGTTCGACGATTTCGCGATCTACACGAGCGCCCTCTCGGGTGAGCAGGTCTCCACGCTCTTCACCGACCAGGCGGGTGCGATCGCCTCGCTCGCACAGGGGGCATGGAACCTCACCACGGATGCGGGAGCGCCGCCCATCCTGCCGGCCACGGTCGGCGTGACCTACGAGAGCGGCCTCGAGAGCACGGCAGCCATCGACTGGGCGCACGTGAGCCCGGCGCAGTACGCGACGCCGGGGGCCGAGTTCACCGTCGAAGGCACCGTGGCCGGCTGGGCGACACCGCTCACGGCCAGCGTGACGGTGACCCAGCGTCAGACCGAGGCCGTTGCGGTGGACTTCGCCCAGCGAACGGGTGACTTCCGCGGTGGTGCAGCCGGCACGCTGTACGGACTGGGCGACGAGGCATCCCCGACCCAGGCGCTCGTCAACGGAGCCGGACTCCAGACCGCCTCGCAGAAGCCGCCGTTCGGCACTCAGCACCCGGGCGGCGACGCCTTCAACGTCGAGGACACCTTCTTCGACAAGTACGGGCAGCACCTCTACGTCAACACCCAGGACTACTACCCGGATTGGCCCTACAACCGCGGTGTCCGACCGGGCGACGACTGGACGTACACGCGCGACGAGAACGGCATCCTCACGGGGGAGCGCGTCGAGGGCGGCAACGGCGTCTGGGACTACCTCGAGGTGCTCGAGATCGTCGTCGACACCATCGCGCGTGACTCGGATCGTGCCGAGGACTACGTCTACAAGCCGTTCAACGAGCTCGACCTGCAGTGGCTCCGGACGGACAGCCTCTACAACCGGTACCTCATCGAGGGCGGGCAGCCCGACAGCTTCACGCCGAACGGTGAGTCGGACTGGGTGGCCGCGTGGAACCTGATCCACGAGATCTACGACCGTCACGGCCTCGGGGCGCCGAAGATTGCGGGCCCCGGTGACTCGGTGTGGCGCGGCGAGGGAAACATCAAGCGGTTCCTCGAGATGGCCATCGAGACCGACACGGTGCCCGATGTGTATGTCTGGCACGAGCTGCGCGGCTACCAGTGGATGCCGACGCGTGCCGAAGCGTTCCGGCAGTACGCACGCGACCTCGGCATCGCCGAAGCGGACATCCCGCAGATCAACATCATGGAGTGGGGTGCGAGCACCGACATGAGTTCGCCCGCCAACATCCTGCGGTGGTTCTCGGGCTTCGAGGCGGCGAAGATCTACGCGCAGAGCGCGTACTGGACCGCGTCGGGCACCATGTCGGACAACCAGGCGAAGGTCAACGCCGCCAACGGCGGATGGTGGCTGTACAAGTGGTACAGCGATCTGCTCGGTGCGGAGACCGCACGCGTGACCGCCAATCAGGAGAAGGCGATCGCTGCGATCGATGAGGGCAATGCCCGCGCCCAGGTGATCCTGGGCGGCATTACCGCGGGACGTGACGGCGAACTGCAGGTCAGCGGCCTGCCCGCCGGGACCTTCGGTTCGGCGGTCGACGTCGAGATCCGTGAGAACGTCGTCAACGGCACCGACGGCGTCGCGGTGACGCCGCGGCTGGTCGCCGCGTACGACTCGGCAGAGGTGGAGGACGGCTCGCTCACCGTGCGCGTCCCCTCGTCCGCGACGAGTAGCGCGTTCCAGGTCATCATCACTCCGGCGAGCGATCGCGACGTGGCCGCAGGACTCACGGCGCAGTCGACGCGGCTGGTGGCCGAGGCGGAGCACACGCGTCTCACCGACGCGTACGTCCGGAACTCGCCGGGCGGCTACCGTGCCTCCAACGACGGCGATGTCGCCGGATTCAGTACCGCTGCCTCGCGTGCGGACTGGGACGTGGCCGTCGATGAGGCGGGGCTCTACCGGTTCACCGTGCTCGGCGCGACCCCCGGTCGCGCGGCCCAGCACGCGGTGTTCCTGAACGACGAGTACGCCGACACCGTGCAGTACGGCGTGAACGCCGTACGGCCACCCAATGTGCGGACCGTTGCTCGTGGAACCGCCGAGATCACGCTGCAGCTCGAGGCGGGGGAGCACACCCTGAGCCTTCGCACGAGCGTCGACGGTGCGACCCCGCTGCCCGGCGCAGCGGAGGACGGCGGAGTCACGCTCGACCGGTTCGAGCTGCTGCGCGTCGGTGACGACGTCAGCACCGAGCGGACCGAGTACCCGGCGAGCACGTTCCGTCTGATCGATGGTGCGGTGCTCGACAGCGGTGCCGTCGTGGTCGAAGCGGGGCAACGAGCCGACCTGTACGTCTCGTCGTACGAGTCGGGCTACTACGACATCGTGGCCGACTGGGAAGGCAGCGATCTCGAACTGCACGTGGACGGCCGTCTCGCGACGGTGTTCTCGGGCGGCTCCGAGTCGGAGGCCCGCGTGCACCTGCCGGAAGGCATCACCGAGATCGAGCTTCGCAGCACGGGCGGTGCGCACGTCGCAGCACTCTCGACGACGCGTGCCGTCGAGGGCGACCAGCACATCATCAGGATCGAGGCCGAAGACGGCGAGCTGGTGAGCCTCAACGGCACCGCCGAGGTGTCCGGGTTCGGTGACGCGCTCACCAACGGCGGCGGCACGGGGTACGTGACCGGGCTGGGCATCACCGATGCCGACCCCGAGAACGAGGGCACCATGACGGTTCCCCGGCTCGACGGCTTCGACGCGGCGGGTTCGTACAACGCGATCGTGCACTTCTCGAACGACGACATCGAGGGCACGCACGACTACAACCCGCAGGTGGTCGACCTCGGGCTGCAGGCCACGGAGGAAGGCGCGGGTGACGGGCTCGTCGGGCGATCGACGTTCCGGTACACGTACACCGCGACCAACTTCTGGGAGGCGATCATGCCGCTGGAGCTCTCGACCGACGGTGGAGCGCTGACCTTCGGGAACACGCGTCCGACCATCGTCATCGATGAGCGCGGCGGCATGTACGAGCAGGTCGTGCTCGAGGGCTACGCGATTGCGCCCGACGTCGACTGGATCGCGTTCGCGCCGCTGGTGCTGACGACCGATGGGTCGGATGTCTCGGTGCCGGACGCGCCCGCGGCCCCAGAGGCCACCGTCGACGGATCGACCGTCGAGGTGTCGTGGACGGCTCCGGCCGACAACGGTTCGGCGATCTCGTCGTACTCGGTCGAGCTGTGGCCGGCCGACGCGGTCGGCGTCGGCGAGCCGGCCCGGGTGCTCACGGTGTCCGAGGGCCTCGGCGCCGAGATGAGCGCACGCCTGGACGACGTGCCCGCCGGTGTGTGGGTCGCACGCGTGCTCGCGACGAACGGCGTCGGTGTCTCGCCGGCTTCCGCGCCATCCGCGCCGTTCGAGGTCGTGGGATCGGGCGGACCGGGTGAACCGGGTGGTCCGGGCGAGCCGGGTGGTCCGGGTCAGCCGGGACCGGGCGAGCCGGGCACGCCGGGCCAGCCCGGTGGGCCGGGCGGCCAGGACGGCGGCGGAGACGGCTGGCTCGCCAACACCGGTGTCACGGTGCCGATCGGCCTGCTCCTCGCGCTCGGGCTCGCGGCGGCCGGGGTCGGACTGGCCCTCCGGATGAAGAAGCGCGGCGCGGGCGACCCCGCGGCCGACGACATGCAGTAG
- a CDS encoding LacI family DNA-binding transcriptional regulator, which translates to MLADVAALANVSLSTASRVVTGRTPVSARVRERVLAAVDELGYRPNAAAQVLVSGRRSTVAVLARNTLRYGYAATLRGIEEAARAAGYAVTIAVVESESPDDIRRGVNQVLTQPLAGAIVIEFDAVGVATLEALPRTVPVVAAAGARDDSSGRPHAFLDDYEGGRAATEYLLSLGHRTVHHVAIPSTRENSGREWGWRRALEDAGAEVPPVIEADYDPVSGHEAGLSLDLAGVTAILCGNDEIAIGVMRALHERGVRVPEDVSVMGFDDQPFAAMWAPSLSTVSQDFIDLGRRTFELLTGWVNTDEAPQDSLVAPELRIRESTSAPPSL; encoded by the coding sequence GTGTTGGCCGATGTCGCGGCGCTCGCGAACGTGAGCCTGTCGACTGCGTCGCGGGTGGTGACCGGCCGCACCCCGGTGAGCGCGCGCGTGCGCGAGCGGGTGCTCGCGGCGGTCGACGAACTTGGATACCGGCCGAACGCGGCGGCGCAGGTGCTGGTGAGCGGGCGCCGGTCCACGGTCGCCGTGCTTGCCCGGAACACCCTGCGATACGGGTATGCGGCGACGCTGCGAGGAATCGAGGAGGCCGCGCGGGCGGCCGGGTATGCGGTCACGATCGCCGTCGTGGAATCCGAATCTCCCGATGACATCCGCCGTGGCGTGAACCAGGTCCTCACGCAGCCGCTCGCCGGCGCCATCGTGATCGAGTTCGATGCCGTCGGGGTGGCCACGCTTGAGGCCTTGCCTCGTACGGTTCCCGTCGTCGCGGCAGCTGGAGCGCGAGACGACTCCTCGGGGCGACCTCACGCGTTCCTCGATGACTACGAGGGTGGCAGGGCCGCGACGGAGTATCTTCTCTCGCTCGGGCACAGAACCGTGCATCATGTCGCCATTCCGTCCACTCGAGAGAATTCGGGCCGTGAGTGGGGCTGGCGACGTGCGCTCGAGGACGCGGGTGCGGAGGTTCCGCCGGTGATCGAAGCCGACTACGACCCGGTGTCGGGTCATGAGGCGGGGTTGTCACTCGATCTCGCCGGGGTGACCGCGATCCTCTGCGGAAACGACGAAATCGCCATCGGTGTGATGCGCGCACTTCATGAGCGCGGGGTGCGGGTTCCGGAAGACGTGAGCGTGATGGGGTTCGACGATCAGCCGTTCGCTGCGATGTGGGCGCCTTCCCTCAGCACCGTGAGTCAGGACTTCATCGACCTCGGACGGCGCACCTTCGAGCTTCTCACCGGTTGGGTGAATACCGACGAGGCCCCCCAAGATTCGCTGGTTGCGCCCGAGTTGCGCATCCGTGAGAGTACGTCCGCGCCTCCGTCGCTGTGA
- a CDS encoding carbohydrate ABC transporter permease, producing the protein MTTTAPAPKDDVASPSRATPSRATPRERRAGRPRASAGRILAWASLIVVLIVTLFPFYWMLRTALSSNSALYLQPGNLLPVEFSWGGFRRVLGLATPEEIAADGGTTAALNFWLYLRNSLIVSTTITVGQVLFSSMAAYAFARLTWRGRDAVFFLFLTALMIPPIFVQLPNFVLIRDLGLLNTLLGVILPFLFMTPFAVFFMRQFFLGISREVEESAMIDGAGHARIFFRIILPMSWTPMLTLALLTFITAWSEYFWPLLVGRSEDSRVLTVALGIFRSQTPQTGPDWAGLMAATLIAALPVLVLFLMFGKKLVNNLGYSGIK; encoded by the coding sequence ATGACCACGACTGCCCCCGCACCCAAGGACGACGTCGCGTCGCCGAGCCGCGCGACGCCGAGCCGCGCGACGCCGAGGGAACGCCGAGCAGGCCGGCCGCGCGCATCCGCGGGTCGGATCCTGGCCTGGGCGTCGCTGATCGTCGTGCTCATCGTCACGCTCTTCCCGTTCTACTGGATGCTCCGCACCGCACTCTCGAGCAACAGCGCGTTGTACCTGCAGCCCGGGAATCTGCTCCCGGTCGAATTCAGCTGGGGCGGATTCCGGCGCGTGCTCGGTCTGGCCACTCCGGAGGAGATCGCGGCCGACGGCGGCACCACGGCGGCGCTGAACTTCTGGCTCTACCTGCGGAACTCCCTGATCGTGTCCACCACGATCACCGTCGGGCAGGTGCTCTTCAGCTCGATGGCCGCGTACGCCTTCGCTCGGCTGACGTGGCGTGGCCGGGACGCGGTCTTCTTCCTCTTCCTCACAGCGCTGATGATCCCGCCGATCTTCGTGCAGCTGCCGAACTTCGTCCTGATCCGGGACCTCGGCCTGCTGAACACGCTCCTCGGAGTCATCCTGCCGTTCCTGTTCATGACCCCGTTCGCGGTCTTCTTCATGCGCCAGTTCTTCCTCGGTATCAGCCGCGAGGTCGAAGAGTCGGCCATGATCGACGGCGCCGGCCACGCGCGCATCTTCTTCCGCATCATCCTGCCGATGTCGTGGACGCCCATGCTGACGCTGGCCCTCCTGACGTTCATCACCGCGTGGAGCGAGTACTTCTGGCCGCTCCTCGTCGGTCGGAGCGAAGACTCCCGAGTCCTCACCGTGGCACTCGGCATCTTCCGGTCGCAGACCCCGCAGACCGGACCCGACTGGGCGGGTCTGATGGCCGCGACCCTCATCGCGGCACTCCCAGTGCTCGTGTTGTTCCTCATGTTCGGCAAGAAACTCGTCAACAACCTCGGCTACTCGGGCATCAAGTAG
- a CDS encoding ABC transporter substrate-binding protein, translating to MTHLTRRRGRIALTAAAVTTASAMALAGCSSPEGAQSENAAITYWLWDSNQQPAYQQCADDFEAESGISVKIEQYGWADYWQGLTTGFASGTAPDVFADHLSYYPEFVGQGQLLGISDRIEADGIDLDIYQDGLADLWQDQEGERYGLPKDFDTVALFYNEQMAAEAGLTTEQLAELEWNTTDGGTFEAAIAALTVDGNGVRGNEEGFDANNVAVYGLALSGNGLNATGQQTWSPFALSNSWYYGDTTPWTTEWNFGADEFVETLTWYKSLQEKGYMPSVDIALSEQDPMNGYLAGRYATVTDGSWMNGSYLGQSDVPTLVAPTPVGPSGERASVFNGLSDGIWAGTDQPDEAWEWVKYLGSAACQDVIAESAVVFPAIKTSTEKATEAFAEKGWDVSGFTVQVDEGTTALLPIADQWSVVNDTISAAVEQFLQGNGDASTLTDANEQVNALFQ from the coding sequence ATGACGCACCTCACCCGCCGCCGCGGACGCATCGCACTCACTGCGGCTGCAGTCACAACGGCCTCCGCGATGGCCCTCGCAGGCTGCAGCAGCCCGGAGGGCGCGCAGTCCGAGAACGCGGCGATCACGTATTGGCTCTGGGACAGCAACCAGCAGCCGGCCTACCAGCAGTGCGCCGACGACTTCGAAGCGGAGTCGGGCATCTCAGTCAAGATCGAGCAGTACGGCTGGGCGGACTACTGGCAGGGCCTCACCACCGGATTCGCGTCCGGGACCGCCCCCGACGTCTTCGCCGACCACCTCTCGTACTACCCCGAGTTCGTCGGCCAGGGTCAGCTGCTCGGGATCTCCGATCGGATCGAGGCCGACGGCATCGATCTCGACATCTACCAGGACGGCCTCGCCGACCTCTGGCAGGACCAGGAGGGCGAGCGCTACGGCCTGCCCAAGGACTTCGACACCGTCGCGCTCTTCTACAACGAGCAGATGGCCGCCGAGGCGGGCCTCACCACCGAACAGCTCGCCGAACTCGAGTGGAACACCACGGACGGCGGCACCTTCGAAGCCGCGATCGCGGCACTCACCGTCGACGGGAACGGCGTGCGGGGCAACGAGGAGGGCTTCGACGCGAACAACGTCGCGGTCTACGGACTGGCGCTCTCGGGCAACGGCCTGAACGCGACCGGCCAGCAGACCTGGTCGCCGTTCGCACTCAGCAACTCCTGGTACTACGGCGACACCACCCCGTGGACCACGGAATGGAACTTCGGCGCCGACGAGTTCGTCGAGACCCTCACCTGGTACAAGTCGCTGCAGGAGAAGGGCTACATGCCGTCGGTCGATATCGCCCTCTCCGAGCAGGACCCGATGAACGGCTACCTCGCCGGCCGGTACGCGACCGTCACGGACGGCAGCTGGATGAACGGCTCGTACCTCGGTCAGTCCGATGTGCCCACGCTCGTCGCGCCGACGCCGGTCGGCCCGAGCGGTGAGCGGGCGAGCGTCTTCAACGGCCTCTCCGACGGGATCTGGGCGGGAACCGACCAGCCGGACGAGGCCTGGGAATGGGTCAAGTACCTCGGCTCGGCCGCCTGCCAGGACGTCATCGCAGAGTCCGCGGTCGTCTTCCCGGCGATCAAGACCTCGACCGAGAAGGCGACCGAAGCCTTCGCCGAGAAGGGCTGGGATGTCTCGGGCTTCACGGTGCAGGTCGATGAGGGCACCACGGCGCTCCTGCCGATCGCGGACCAGTGGTCAGTGGTCAACGACACCATCTCGGCTGCGGTCGAGCAGTTCCTGCAGGGCAACGGTGACGCCTCGACGTTGACCGACGCCAACGAGCAGGTCAACGCACTGTTCCAGTAA
- a CDS encoding carbohydrate ABC transporter permease: MTSSTARLERVGRVDRLDQRPRKGRSDFKAAMFFIAPAAIGFIVFFLIPTIRGIWFSFTDQNLIGSGEFIGTGNYERMFADPLFWNSLGVTVQYVLINIGVQTVLAVGIAVLMHRLTQSIVIRGIILLPYLVANVVVALVWFWMFDYSTGIVNVIIDGLGIDRVAFFGDAATAIPTIALINVWRFVGYTALLVFAGLQTIPKELYEAGALDGASEWRMFWTITLPLLRPVMALVLVITVVGSFQIFDTVAVTTQGGPVNSTRVIYYYIYQQAFERFDLGYASAISVFLLVVLAIIAYAQLKLLRSNKSDLA; this comes from the coding sequence ATGACGAGCAGTACGGCCCGGCTGGAGCGGGTCGGCCGGGTCGACCGGCTCGACCAGCGTCCGCGAAAAGGGCGATCGGACTTCAAGGCCGCGATGTTCTTCATCGCCCCCGCGGCCATCGGGTTCATCGTCTTCTTCCTGATCCCGACCATCCGGGGAATCTGGTTCAGTTTCACCGACCAGAACCTCATCGGCAGTGGTGAGTTCATCGGCACCGGGAACTACGAACGGATGTTCGCAGATCCGCTGTTCTGGAACTCCCTCGGGGTCACCGTCCAGTACGTGCTGATCAACATCGGGGTGCAAACCGTCCTCGCCGTCGGCATCGCCGTCCTCATGCACCGGCTCACCCAGTCCATCGTCATCCGGGGCATCATCCTCCTGCCGTACCTGGTCGCCAACGTGGTCGTCGCGCTCGTGTGGTTCTGGATGTTCGACTACTCGACCGGCATCGTGAACGTGATCATCGACGGGCTCGGCATCGACCGGGTCGCATTCTTCGGTGACGCGGCGACCGCGATCCCCACCATCGCGCTCATCAACGTCTGGCGCTTCGTCGGCTACACCGCTCTCCTCGTGTTCGCCGGTCTGCAGACCATCCCGAAGGAGCTCTACGAAGCCGGGGCGCTCGACGGCGCGAGCGAATGGCGCATGTTCTGGACCATCACGCTTCCGCTGCTGAGGCCCGTGATGGCCCTCGTCCTGGTCATCACGGTCGTCGGATCCTTCCAGATCTTCGACACCGTCGCCGTCACCACCCAGGGTGGTCCGGTCAACTCCACGCGAGTCATCTACTACTACATCTACCAGCAGGCGTTCGAGCGATTCGACCTCGGCTACGCATCCGCGATCTCGGTGTTCCTGCTCGTCGTCCTCGCGATCATCGCCTACGCCCAGCTCAAGCTGCTGCGCTCCAACAAATCGGACCTCGCATGA